Genomic window (Caldinitratiruptor microaerophilus):
AGCGCCGACCTCATCGGCCGCCTGGTGCCGGTCCGGATCACGGAGGCGCACATCTGGACGCTCGAGGGCTCGGTCGTCGAGGCTGCCGTGGCGACCGGCTGACGGAAGGGGAGAGCAGCCCGCATGGCCCGGTCGGACGTCTGGCTCCTGACCAGGCAGCTGGCGGATGCGCTCGCCCGCACGCCCGAGGTGGAGCGTTTTCGCACCACCGAGGAAGCCCTCCTCGCCGACCCGGAAGCGGTCCGCCTGGTGCGGCGCCATGGCGAGCTGAGGCGCAGGGTGGCCTCCGCCGGGCTCCTCGCGCCGGCCGAGCGGGCCAGGGTCGTGCGGGAGTTCCTGGCCGTCGAAGCGCAGTACCGCAACCACCCCTTGATCGTGGCGCACCAGGAGGCGAGGGCGGAGCTCGACCGCCTGGTGGCGCGAATCAGCGACATCCTGAACTTCGCGGTGACCGGCCGGCTCCGTCCCGGCGGTGGGGCGGGCTGTCCGGGAGGGTGCGGTCGCCTGGGTTCGCCGTAGCGGGGCCGGTCGCCGGCCCCGCTTCGCGGTGTGCGGGTACCGCCAGCCCTGGGGTGGACGTGCTGCAGCGCCGAACGCGCGCACGTACCGTACCCCGGCCGCCGGGGCGGGTCAACACCGGAGGCACCAATCGCGATTTCTGCGGATCTCCCCGCCGCGGGTGTCTGCAAAATCTGCAGAAGCCCGCCCCGCAGTTGACGGAATGTCGGACTTCGGGTCACCACGCTCGGCCGCCCAAGCGTTGAAGTCTCCACGGGGGCCACGGAGTACTGCAGTTCTTGCAACCTCTCCGCGCCGTACCCTCTGCTGATAGGGGGCCGGACGTACGCTTGGGCATCCTTCCGCTAACCAGCGGATACCAGACCAGGTAACGACTATACAATTGAGTTCAACGCCAATCGTTCGTTAGGATGAGCGTAGACCTACCTTCGGGTTTCAGAACGGCGGAACGGAAGGGACCGCATGGACACCCTCTCCCACACGCTCTTCGGACTTTCGCTGACCGCGCTGCGCCGGCCGGGGACCGGTCCGGACGAGGCCGTCACGGTCCGGGCCGTGCGCTGGACCTCCGTCCTCGGGGCCAACCTCCCGGACATCGACGTGGTGCTGCTTCCCGGCAACCCGGTGAACCAGATCGTCTACCACCGGGGGATCACCCACTCCGTGCCCGCAGCGGTCGTCTTCGCCGGGTTGCTCACGGTGTTCGCCCGGTGGCGGTGGCCCCGCGCCCGCTCGCGCACCGTGTTCGGCTGGAGC
Coding sequences:
- a CDS encoding YlbF family regulator; translated protein: MARSDVWLLTRQLADALARTPEVERFRTTEEALLADPEAVRLVRRHGELRRRVASAGLLAPAERARVVREFLAVEAQYRNHPLIVAHQEARAELDRLVARISDILNFAVTGRLRPGGGAGCPGGCGRLGSP